From Carassius auratus strain Wakin chromosome 22, ASM336829v1, whole genome shotgun sequence, a single genomic window includes:
- the ccdc50a gene encoding coiled-coil domain-containing protein 50: MADFSIDQNNLPGVKEVCRDFAVLEDHCLAHNLQEQEIESHLASNVHKSRLVQQDLQVAKRLQEEEDKRAQAESKRQHRHMERIDIEIAQEIQEQLVRQAEQLRQQEEKDEAIARKLQEREMKEERKRHKQMEGNLEEYYDDKVSRSPPDRREPKPHSASPGYRKEKHHDYSQILSPYNSPEPDRKRYPSSRSRYPEYEPVEFSRSWHPESPSKERFLEYYSPGRRPKERNKPLNLDHTEPRRRKKQDQWDDLEPVVQRKERTPRDYSAGRDKVWDKERIRDREREWDGRRAKERSIDRNRTRSQDRLFSGIDRGKNMDREMDQNKQGSREKQRERGRDGNRGRHRSRERELDGYFPTRGHSEESLEWEDRKNRPRLPSGPNEVFEEPVLRGPSNEGRSPGHSPRERGRKPRGEYGMKEATRGLAHLDLQDQELIDLEVARKLQEEEIKACRLDKQAAQVAQDEEIARLLMEEEKREYKRSREKEKQAIERRWAEVEYKSVQEEVVRPRAREEPRIREDEYQRAPNHKPVRPPPPTQHYENVNPSYAFADPYSPRPPSRPEAAYKDAYYRQ, encoded by the exons tGTGCCGGGACTTTGCCGTGCTAGAAGACCACTGTCTGGCCCACAACCTTCAAGAACAGGAAA TCGAGAGCCACCTGGCATCCAACGTCCACAAGAGCCGCCTGGTGCAGCAGGACCTGCAGGTGGCCAAGCGTctgcaggaggaggaggacaagcGGGCCCAAGCCGAGAGCAAGAGACAGCATCGCCACAT GGAACGCATCGACATTGAAATAGCTCAGGAGATTCAAGAACAACTGGTCCGTCAGGCCGAACAACTGAGGCAGCAGGAGGAGAAGGatgag GCCATCGCCCGGAAGCTGCAGGAGCGAGAGATGAAAGAGGAGAGAAAACGGCACAAGCAGATGGAAGGAAACCTCGAGGAGTACTACGATGATAAAG TCTCCCGATCTCCACCGGATCGGCGAGAGCCAAAACCCCATTCCGCATCTCCGGGTTACAGAAAAGAGAAGCATCATGACTACAGTCAAATTCTTTCCCCGTACAACTCTCCAGAGCCTGACAGAAAAAGATATCCCAGTAGCCGTAGTCGATATCCAGAATATGAGCCCGTTGAGTTCAGTCGATCTTGGCATCCGGAGAGTCCGAGCAAGGAAAGGTTCCTCGAGTACTACTCACCTGGGCGACGACCGAAAGAGAGAAACAAACCTCTCAATCTTGATCACACAGAACCGCGTAGAAGGAAGAAGCAAGATCAATGGGACGACCTGGAGCCAGTGGTGCAACGAAAGGAGAGGACTCCCAGGGATTACTCTGCCGGCCGGGACAAGGTCTGGGACAAGGAGAGGATCAGGGATCGAGAACGAGAATGGGATGGACGGAGAGCCAAGGAAAGGTCGATAGATCGCAACCGGACAAGAAGTCAAGATCGACTGTTTAGCGGCATTGACAGGGGCAAGAACATGGACCGGGAGATGGACCAAAATAAACAAGGTAGCAGAGAGAAGCAAAGAGAACGAGGAAGAGATGGGAACAGGGGGAGGCACAGAAGCAGGGAGCGAGAACTGGACGGTTACTTTCCAACTAGGGGACACTCAGAGGAAAGCCTGGAGTGGGAGGATCGTAAGAACCGGCCGAGGCTCCCGTCAGGTCCTAATGAGGTGTTTGAGGAGCCTGTTCTCAGAGGTCCGTCGAACGAGGGCCGGTCCCCTGGTCATTCTCCCAGAGAGAGAG GTCGGAAACCACGAGGAGAATATGGCATGAAGGAGGCGACGCGTGGACTGGCCCACTTAGACCTACAAGACCAGGAGCTCATAGACTTGGAGGTGGCACGCAAGCTACAGGAAGAAGAAATTAAG gcGTGTCGGTTGGACAAACAAGCCGCTCAAGTTGCACAAGATGAG GAAATAGCACGACTGTTAATGGAGGAAGAGAAAAGAGAGTATAAGAGATCGAGAGAGAAGGAGAAACAAGCAATTGAGAGACGATGGGCTGAGGTGGAATATAAG TCAGTGCAAGAAGAAGTAGTTCGACCACGAGCTCGAGAAGAGCCACGCATCAGAGAGGACGAGTACCAGAGAGCACCCAACCACAAACCTGTCAG GCCGCCGCCTCCTACACAGCACTACGAGAACGTAAACCCGAGTTACGCATTTGCGGACCCCTACTCCCCTCGTCCTCCATCAAGACCAGAGGCGGCGTACAAAG ATGCCTACTACAGACAGTGA